A genome region from Osmerus mordax isolate fOsmMor3 chromosome 27, fOsmMor3.pri, whole genome shotgun sequence includes the following:
- the tab3 gene encoding TGF-beta-activated kinase 1 and MAP3K7-binding protein 3 isoform X1, with the protein MAQGGPQQDYHILQDLRQRFPEIPEAVVSQYLLQNNNNLDLCCHLLAQESNRYLYGEFHSPEEGVRLSQNHMLHINVGGNANGGGAGRSLVHSSSDGHIEPQRSSFPEPLSAPAAPSQGYNPFFMNDQGRSASTPPPPPSMQGMSPLPRYTINPITVTLSQNLPSAPLALQIPPGPPWPTSGGNALYIRPSPSQSPQPTPWPSAGGSVYQSSPYSTPTYPSPYSSPQHQVQHQPPTQHQIQPQQQSSHVFLPISPPTLSSMPYHHHHHQQQQQPYRSYLSKKNQIEITLEGPRPRSNSPVHGPQGTLYMATSPSPSSPSRGIAMSGPQGPPGYHPGMYLQHQGPARPRPASSPQPAQSAYTFKIKVSPQGGQRPPVSPPVVDAESLLNIVDQGEHHATPAPILPISALPSNVASHISRMPRRSSSGSDDYAYTQALLLHQRARMERLLKELLMERQKLEQLKADVNDMEYDALQRRFRRVNSTSLIPRPEEMTRLRSLNRQLKIDIDCTLKETDLLQSRGKFDPKAMNNFYDNIQPGPVVPPKPGKKGNVVFVTEGEQGSKPAVGPQRDEDFEGPRWNCESCTFLNHPALNRCEQCEMPRYT; encoded by the exons ATGGCGCAGGGGGGCCCTCAGCAAGACTATCACATCCTGCAAGACCTCAGGCAGCGCTTCCCAGAGATCCCAGAGGCAGTAGTGTCCCAGTACCTTCTGCAG aacaacaacaacctgGATCTATGCTGCCACCTGCTGGCCCAGGAGAGTAACAGATACCTCTATGGGGAGTTCCACAGTCCAGAAGAAGGGGTCCGCCTGAGCCAGAACCACATGCTGCACATCAACGTGGGAGGGAACGCTAATGGTGGTGGAGCGGGCCGCTCCTTGGTTCACAGCTCCAGTGATGGGCACATTGAGCCCCAGCGGTCCAGCTTCCCAGAGCCCCTCTCGGCCCCTGCAGCCCCCTCCCAGGGGTACAACCCCTTCTTCATGAATGACCAGGGACGTTCTGCCAGcacccctccgcctcctccctccatgcagGGCATGTCACCCTTACCCCGTTACACCATAAATCCCATCACGGTTACACTCTCCCAGAACCTGCCCTCCGCCCCCCTGGCCCTGCAgatcccccctggccccccctggccaACCAGTGGAGGAAACGCCCTTTACATCCGTCCCTCCCCATCCCAAAGTCCTCAACCCACCCCCTGGCCCTCAGCCGGAGGGTCTGTGTATCAATCCTCGCCCTACTCCACCCCCACATACCCCTCTCCCTACAGCTCACCCCAGCATCAGGTCCAGCATCAACCCCCAACCCAGCACCAGATCCAGCCCCAGCAGCAGTCCTCCCATGTTTTCCTTCCCatcagcccccccaccctctctagcATGCcttaccaccatcaccaccaccagcaacagcagcagccgtACAGGTCCTACCTCTCCAAGAAGAACCAGATAGAGATCACTCTGGAGGGCCCGCGTCCGCGCAGCAACTCCCCAGTGCATGGTCCCCAGGGGACCCTCTACATGGCCACCAGCCCCTCAcccagctccccctccagggGCATTGCCATGAGCGGACCCCAAGGGCCCCCGGGTTACCACCCAGGGATGTACCTGCAGCATCAGGGGCCAGCGAGGCCCCGGCCAGCCTCCTCGCCCCAGCCTGCACAGTCGGCATACACCTTCAAGATCAAAGTATCCCCCCAGGGGGGCCAGAGGCCTCCGGTCTCCCCGCCCGTGGTCGATGCAGAGTCCCTGCTGAACATCGTTGATCAGGGGGAGCATCACGCCACGCCCGCACCCATCCTTCCCATCTCAGCCCTGCCCAGCAACGTGGCGAGCCACATCAGCCGCATGCCCCGCCGCTCCAGCTCCGGCTCGGATGACTACGCGTACACGCAGG cccttctgctccaccagAGAGCCAGGATGGAGCGCCTGCTGAAAGAGCTGCTGATGGAGCGCCAGAAGCTGGAGCAGCTGAAGGCCGATGTCAACGACATGGAGTACGATGCTCTCCAGAGGCGCTTCAGACGAGTCAACAGcaccagcctcatccccagg CCCGAAGAAATGACCAGATTGCGCAGTCTGAACAGACAGCTTAAGATAGATATCGACTGCACCCTGAAGGAGACGGATCTGCTGCAGTCTAGAG GGAAGTTTGATCCAAAAGCAATGAACAACTTTTATGACAACATCCAGCCTGGGCCTGTGGTTCCGCCTAAACCAGGAAAAAAAG
- the tab3 gene encoding TGF-beta-activated kinase 1 and MAP3K7-binding protein 3 isoform X2, whose translation MAQGGPQQDYHILQDLRQRFPEIPEAVVSQYLLQNNNNLDLCCHLLAQESNRYLYGEFHSPEEGVRLSQNHMLHINVGGNANGGGAGRSLVHSSSDGHIEPQRSSFPEPLSAPAAPSQGYNPFFMNDQGRSASTPPPPPSMQGMSPLPRYTINPITVTLSQNLPSAPLALQIPPGPPWPTSGGNALYIRPSPSQSPQPTPWPSAGGSVYQSSPYSTPTYPSPYSSPQHQVQHQPPTQHQIQPQQQSSHVFLPISPPTLSSMPYHHHHHQQQQQPYRSYLSKKNQIEITLEGPRPRSNSPVHGPQGTLYMATSPSPSSPSRGIAMSGPQGPPGYHPGMYLQHQGPARPRPASSPQPAQSAYTFKIKVSPQGGQRPPVSPPVVDAESLLNIVDQGEHHATPAPILPISALPSNVASHISRMPRRSSSGSDDYAYTQALLLHQRARMERLLKELLMERQKLEQLKADVNDMEYDALQRRFRRVNSTSLIPRPEEMTRLRSLNRQLKIDIDCTLKETDLLQSRGKFDPKAMNNFYDNIQPGPVVPPKPGKKEGEQGSKPAVGPQRDEDFEGPRWNCESCTFLNHPALNRCEQCEMPRYT comes from the exons ATGGCGCAGGGGGGCCCTCAGCAAGACTATCACATCCTGCAAGACCTCAGGCAGCGCTTCCCAGAGATCCCAGAGGCAGTAGTGTCCCAGTACCTTCTGCAG aacaacaacaacctgGATCTATGCTGCCACCTGCTGGCCCAGGAGAGTAACAGATACCTCTATGGGGAGTTCCACAGTCCAGAAGAAGGGGTCCGCCTGAGCCAGAACCACATGCTGCACATCAACGTGGGAGGGAACGCTAATGGTGGTGGAGCGGGCCGCTCCTTGGTTCACAGCTCCAGTGATGGGCACATTGAGCCCCAGCGGTCCAGCTTCCCAGAGCCCCTCTCGGCCCCTGCAGCCCCCTCCCAGGGGTACAACCCCTTCTTCATGAATGACCAGGGACGTTCTGCCAGcacccctccgcctcctccctccatgcagGGCATGTCACCCTTACCCCGTTACACCATAAATCCCATCACGGTTACACTCTCCCAGAACCTGCCCTCCGCCCCCCTGGCCCTGCAgatcccccctggccccccctggccaACCAGTGGAGGAAACGCCCTTTACATCCGTCCCTCCCCATCCCAAAGTCCTCAACCCACCCCCTGGCCCTCAGCCGGAGGGTCTGTGTATCAATCCTCGCCCTACTCCACCCCCACATACCCCTCTCCCTACAGCTCACCCCAGCATCAGGTCCAGCATCAACCCCCAACCCAGCACCAGATCCAGCCCCAGCAGCAGTCCTCCCATGTTTTCCTTCCCatcagcccccccaccctctctagcATGCcttaccaccatcaccaccaccagcaacagcagcagccgtACAGGTCCTACCTCTCCAAGAAGAACCAGATAGAGATCACTCTGGAGGGCCCGCGTCCGCGCAGCAACTCCCCAGTGCATGGTCCCCAGGGGACCCTCTACATGGCCACCAGCCCCTCAcccagctccccctccagggGCATTGCCATGAGCGGACCCCAAGGGCCCCCGGGTTACCACCCAGGGATGTACCTGCAGCATCAGGGGCCAGCGAGGCCCCGGCCAGCCTCCTCGCCCCAGCCTGCACAGTCGGCATACACCTTCAAGATCAAAGTATCCCCCCAGGGGGGCCAGAGGCCTCCGGTCTCCCCGCCCGTGGTCGATGCAGAGTCCCTGCTGAACATCGTTGATCAGGGGGAGCATCACGCCACGCCCGCACCCATCCTTCCCATCTCAGCCCTGCCCAGCAACGTGGCGAGCCACATCAGCCGCATGCCCCGCCGCTCCAGCTCCGGCTCGGATGACTACGCGTACACGCAGG cccttctgctccaccagAGAGCCAGGATGGAGCGCCTGCTGAAAGAGCTGCTGATGGAGCGCCAGAAGCTGGAGCAGCTGAAGGCCGATGTCAACGACATGGAGTACGATGCTCTCCAGAGGCGCTTCAGACGAGTCAACAGcaccagcctcatccccagg CCCGAAGAAATGACCAGATTGCGCAGTCTGAACAGACAGCTTAAGATAGATATCGACTGCACCCTGAAGGAGACGGATCTGCTGCAGTCTAGAG GGAAGTTTGATCCAAAAGCAATGAACAACTTTTATGACAACATCCAGCCTGGGCCTGTGGTTCCGCCTAAACCAGGAAAAAAAG